The genomic DNA ACGGTGCGGCGTCCGGACACTCGTCCTCGCAGCACCACTACCTGTCGCCGTTGCAGGTCACCTCGGCGTACTACAACAGCTACAACGGGGACCTGGCCGCTGCCTTCGATCGGTACATCTCGAAGGACCTGGTGCTCCACGGGTTCAACGGCCCGGAGAGCCGCGAGGACTGGATCAAGGGAGACCTCGAGATCAAGGCTGGGCTCAACGGATTCAAGATGACTGTGCTGGACCAGATCGTCGAAGGCGACAAGGTCGTCACGCGTTGGAGCTTCGGAGGCGTTCACACAGGGACGATCTTCGGGATCCCCGCGTCAGGCCGGGAGGTCCACCTCAGCGGAATCTCCATCGACCGCGTGGTGCAGGGACAGTCCGTCGAGCACTGGTCGGAAGGGAACTTCGGTGTGTTCCTGGATGAGCTCCGTGGCGAGACCCCCAGCCTCGAGTAGCGCTGCCCGGCGACTCACTCGGGGCCTTGGCGGGAGGCTCTGGTCTAGGCCTCGGTGGTCGACTGGTCCTCCGGGCACACCGCGCACAGGGTGCGCCCGGAGAACCGCCCGCGGATTGCAATGACAGAGCCACCGGAGAATTCACTGATAGGAGAATTTCCATGGGAACGCTCGAACAGAAAGTAGTGCTGATCACTGGCACCGGAGGAGGTATGGGCCGTGTCGCCTCGCTGATTTTTGCGAGAGAAGGCGCAAAGGTCGTCGGGTGCGACATCCAGGTCGATGCCAACGAGGAGACTGTCGAACTCGTCCGTCGCGCAGGTGGTGAGATGACGGGCATCGCGCCGATCGACCTCACCGACCCGCAACAGGCGCAGCGGCTCGTCGAAGGCGCCGTGGCGGCCTATGGCGGGCTCGATGTGGTCTACAATAACGCGGCCTCGCTGCGCTTCGGCTCGATGCCCGATTTCCCTGTCGACGACTGGCGGGCGACCGTGGCCGGCGAACTGGACATACCCTTCTTCGTGTCGAAGTTCGCATGGCCGCACCTGGCCCGGCGCGGTGGCGGCGTCATCATCAACGTCGCGTCCATGGCCGGCATGATCGCAGGCGAGAACCCCCCGATGGTCGGGCACACTGCGGCCAACGCCGGCGTCATCGGCATGACGCGACAGCTCGCGCTGGAAGGCGCGCCCCATGGGATCCGTGCGGTGGCGATCAGCCCCGGGCCCGTCCTGACCCCGGCCAGCGACCGCGACCTCGGCGACAACCAGGCGGCCCGGGAGGCGATCACCCGCAAGACGCTCCTCAAGCGCTTCGCCCAGCCCGAGGAGATCGTCGAACTGGCGGCCTTCCTCGCTTCTGACCGGGCGGCATACATCACTGGCGCCAACTATGCGGTCGACGGCGGCGCGAGCGCCTGGTAGCGCCACCCGCAGCTCGCACATTCAGGGCCGAAGCGGTCAACCGGGCCGCCTGGGGTCGGGCTGGGCGCCCGTTCCGGCGGCGGCCCGCGCGCCCCGATGTTCCGACCACAAGGCCCCTGCGGTAGCAGATGAGGCTCCCAGCGCCGCCGGTGAACGGCAGGCAGTGGCTGGCTTCGCGCTTATTCCGCGTCGGTTCGCAGGCGGCCCGCACGGGGCGTCAGGGGAGAATCTGAAGCGGGCGATGCCCAGAACGCTGCACCGCCGGTTCACGCTGAGGCGGTGCTGGTGATCAGCGACGAACTGGGAGCGATTTATCAGCGCGTCTCCCGACGAAGTGCTTCGCCGCCCTCCGCAGGACCTTGGGTTCCTCCTCGAGCTCGCGGACCTTCTTCCGCGGGGCCGCGAGCAGGAATAGCTCGACTGCTTGGTCGACGACGCATCCGATGTCTTTCCAATTACTCCCCTTGACAGGTCAAGCATTATCAGGACCACGCCATCCCGACGTGGCCGCAAGAAAGGAACCACCCCATGTACGTCACCGCTGCCATCCTCAGCGTGCTCCTGGCCCTCGTGACTCTGGCTGCGGGTGCGCCCAAGACGGTCCTCAAAGGCGACGTCTCCGCCGGGTTGCAGTCGCACATGGGGCTGAGCGCCGGCCTCGTCCGCTTCATTGGATTCGCTGAGATCTCCGCCACGGTAGGTCTGGTCGTGGGACTCTTCTGGCAGCCCCTGGGCATCGCGGCCGCCATCGGCATGGCCCTCATGATGACCGGTGCAGTGGGATACCACATTCAGGTGGGCGACTACGCCAACCCCGAGACACGGGGGAATGCCCTGGCCGCCGTCGTTCTTATCCCATTCTTTGCGGCCACCGCCGTGGCGCTCGTACTCGCCATCTGACTCCACCCCGGGGCCGACAGCGGCCGTGCCCAGCAGCGGCCGGTATGGCCCACACCCAGCGGACGCCCTGCACCCGAACGGCACATCAGCGTTCGCTGCTGTTCCGCTTGGCGCTGGAGAAGGGGCCAGCTGGCAAATGCTGGCACGCGGTTGGGGACGGGGGCATCCCGTTCCGCGAGATCGCCGAGGCCATTGGCGACAGGATCGTGAGACGACGCCCCTTGTCCCCGACTGAGACGGTGTAAGGACGCCCAGGCCACTGATTCGGAATAGGACATTCCGAATTGGAACCTACAGTTCTGTACACACAGAGGCTCTGTACGAGAACACCGTCGCCGCGTTCGCGCTCCACAACGAGGTCGAGGCCCTGGGTTTGGCCTCTGAGCCGCGCTCGGTCACGCCGGGACGCCGACCGGGCATGGAGATGTACCGCACGAGCTGATCGGTTGGACCCGCGGCGCGGCGGGCGGATCGCCGCCTGCCTCACGGAGCTGGAGGCCGAGTACGTCACCGCCGTCGACGACCACGGCGAGCCGAAGTTCCTGCCCGTCGTCTCCGAGCGGGCCCGCACCATGCTGAACCGGATCGCCGCCCGCAAGACCTGCCCGCCCGAGCAGCGCGCCCGGCCGCCTGCCCAGCTGCGCGCCTGGTGGAAGGCGAGCGCCATCCTCAACTCTGGGGTGGACTCAACGTCATCGAGTCTCTGCTCGAGCGCGCCCGCGCTGCGGCCGCCGCGATCCGGGCCCGCGTCGCCGCGGTGGTCGGCGTCGCCCTGGCGGCCGTTGACGTCACGGCGCGCGTGTTCGTGATGAACGGCGGTGGCTGGTTCCACGGTCGGCACCTGCTTGCCGAAGTCCGCTGCCACCTCGGCCTCGTCCTGCACGGCCGCCCCCGCGAGCCGGGCCTGGACGAGCAAATCGTGGACGCCGTGCGCGCCGCGCACTGCACCGACATCACCGACGCGAGGACGTCGCGCGGAGGCCCGGAGTGCCGCCTCTACACCGCGC from Streptomyces sp. NBC_01707 includes the following:
- a CDS encoding ester cyclase encodes the protein MISKKAREAAAVLTPGSAPVRRKRVNGAMTGLAVAATLAAAAVPAAAQGQGSHGAASGHSSSQHHYLSPLQVTSAYYNSYNGDLAAAFDRYISKDLVLHGFNGPESREDWIKGDLEIKAGLNGFKMTVLDQIVEGDKVVTRWSFGGVHTGTIFGIPASGREVHLSGISIDRVVQGQSVEHWSEGNFGVFLDELRGETPSLE
- a CDS encoding SDR family NAD(P)-dependent oxidoreductase translates to MGTLEQKVVLITGTGGGMGRVASLIFAREGAKVVGCDIQVDANEETVELVRRAGGEMTGIAPIDLTDPQQAQRLVEGAVAAYGGLDVVYNNAASLRFGSMPDFPVDDWRATVAGELDIPFFVSKFAWPHLARRGGGVIINVASMAGMIAGENPPMVGHTAANAGVIGMTRQLALEGAPHGIRAVAISPGPVLTPASDRDLGDNQAAREAITRKTLLKRFAQPEEIVELAAFLASDRAAYITGANYAVDGGASAW
- a CDS encoding DoxX family protein yields the protein MYVTAAILSVLLALVTLAAGAPKTVLKGDVSAGLQSHMGLSAGLVRFIGFAEISATVGLVVGLFWQPLGIAAAIGMALMMTGAVGYHIQVGDYANPETRGNALAAVVLIPFFAATAVALVLAI